The Candidatus Neomarinimicrobiota bacterium DNA window GAGGTTACATTCGATGGTTCACGATATGCTTCCGGGCTCTATTTGATTGCCATGCAAGCCGGGGATTTTAAGTCGGTCCGGCGGATGATATTGATTAAATAGGGAGAATTTTTGCTTTAAAGGAAAGGGAAACTTCATAAAAAATTGGAGAAAAGTTATGAAACGCATTCTTCTATTACTCCTTCTGCTATCTACATGCATCTTTGCCGGAGATACACTCCGCTTTGCCTGGATATCTGATCTTCATACCAGCAGTGCATCCGCCCAGCGGGATCTGGCCCGGGCAGTCCGTGATATTAACAGCCGGGATGATCTGGATTTTGTCATTGTGTCAGGTGATCTGACCGATTATGATTTGCCCGGTCACATTGCACGTGCAAAAAAGATTCTGGACAGTTTGTCTCTTCGCTACCTGGCTATTCCCGGAAACCATGAATATAAATGGACCTACAGCGGCGGGGAAGAGTATCTCCACGTGTTCGGATATGACCGTTTTAACGAAACATTCGGCGATTTCCGCTTCATCGGTTTTCATCAGGGTCCCCTCCTCCGCATGGGGGATGGCTTTGTGGCCCCGAAGGATGTTCGTTGGCTCCGGGAACAAATGAAGAATGCCGGCGAGAACGAAAAAATAATTGTTATTACCCACTATCCCATCGATTCATCGGTCCGCAACTATCGGGATATCCTCGCGATTCTCCGGACGAAAAATGTGCAGGCCATCATGCACGGACATCACCATCGTAATGCCGTGGCAAATTATGGCGGCATTCCGGGAATCCTGGGCCGGTCCACCCTGGCCCGCAATGATGAGGGAGGATACAACATCGTCACCCTGACGGATGATTCTCTCATTGTGCAGGAAAAAATCACCGGTGGTGAACTGAAAGCACCCTGGCATGCCATGGCACTCCGGGATGAACGGGAAACCGATTATGAACCGATAGAACCGGCGGATTATTCCGTGAATGAAAAATATCCGGAGGTGGAAGCGCTGTGGACGAAGGAATTGCACTCCCTGATTGCCGGCGGACCGGCGGTTACCTATTCCCAAGTGATTGTCGGACTCAATAATGGAGATGTGGTGGCTCTGAAACGGCGGAACGGGAAAGAGTTGTGGCGTTTCCATACGGGCGGGCCCGTTTTGGGGACACCCGTTATCGAAGGCAGTGTGGTGATTGTGGCATCAGCCGACTCCTGCGTGTACGGCATCCACCTGAGGAAAGGCAAAGAATTGTGGAAAGTGAAAGGGGATATGCCCTTTGTCTCGTCTGCCGCCGTCAGGGACGGGAATGCCTATATCGGTGGCAGTGACGGGAAAATCCGTTGTATCAGTATATCCGACGGGACTGTAAACTGGATCTACGATGGGGTGAAACAATATATTGAAGCCACACCGGCCGTCACCCGGGAACACGTGATAGTCGGCGCTTGGGACCGTTATTTGTACGCGCTGGATCGTTTTACTGGCAAGCTGGATTGGAAATGGGCCGGACCCATGGCCGGTGTTCTCTATTCACCGGCCGTATGCCAGCCGGTTGTATCCAACGGAGTGGTCTTTATTGTAGCACCGGACCGGGTGATGACGGCCCTGGATGAAAAAACCGGAGAGGTGATCTGGCGGACTGCTGAACACATGGTACGGGAAAGCATCGGAATCTCGGAAGATAAAACCCGGGTCTATGCCCGGACCATGCAGGATTCGGTGGCGTGTATGGATGCCACGGCCAAGGAACCGGTCACCCTGTGGAAAACTTTCGGCGGTTTCGGGTATGATATCGGCATGGCGCCGCCGGTTGAAAAAGACGGCGTGCTTTTTTATCCTACCCAGCGGGGAGAAATCCACGCCATGGATCCCCTGACGGGCAAAATTCTCTGGAAACACCGGCTCAGTACGGCTTTGGTGAATCCCGTCTTCCCCCGGAGCGATGATGATCTGGTGGTGACAACCATGGATGGCAAAGTGGCCAGAGTGATTGTGAAATGACCCACACACCCACCCAACCCCTCACCCGGATCGAATGTCCCCTCTGCGGCAATCCTGAAAGTTTTGATGTTATGCGGGTTCAGGACTGGCTGGTGACTCAGAACTGGTTCACACTCATGGAGTGTCCACGTTGTACCGGCCGTTTTATCCAGCCTTTTCCCCGGGAGGATGAACTCCCAGCCTATTATCAGTCCGAAGCCTATATTTCCCACACCGATACCAAAAAAGGTCTCATCAACCGGTTGTACCGCCTGGCCCGGAAAGAAACCCTCCGTTCCAAACGTCGCCGAATTGAAAAAGCAAGCGGTTTAAAAAAAGGGAAGTTGCTGGATTTTGGGGCGGCAACGGGACACTTTCTACATACCATGCAACAGGCCGGGTGGGATGTGACCGGCGTGGAACCTGATGAAAGAGCACGGAAACGGGCAAAAGAACATTTCGGCCTTACGATTTTACCCCGGGAGGATTTATTAAGGCTGCCGGAAAAATCCTTCGATGTTATTACACTGTGGCATGTACTGGAACATATTCATGATTTGCATGGAACCTTGGATTGCCTGAAGTGCCTTTTGAAACCGTCCGGGATTCTGGTTGTGGCCGTGCCGAATTACCTCAGTTACGATGCCGGGTTTTACGGTAAGTACTGGGCTGCCTGGGATCCGCCGAGACACCTGTATCATTTTACGCCTGAAGCCATGGAGCAGGTCATGTCATCCCACGGACTCAGGATTATATCCCGGCGCCGTATGCATTTGGACAGTTTTTATATCTCCCTCCTCAGTGAAAAAATCCATAAGCGCAATTCACCCATTCGGGGATTGATTGTAGGGAAAATCTCCTGGCTAAAATCCCTGTTTCAGCCGGAAACATGTTCTTCGATTACATATTTTGTGACGAGTGACGAGTAACAATGTGCGAGGGTGAAAGAGCACTGCCGGACTTTAGCCCGGTTGGCAGGTAGAATTGATCATAGCCCTGGACTTCAGCCTAAGGAATATTGAATAAATAATATTCATACATTAGGATATATAATTTATAATATTATCTTGCATTGCCCTCGATTTCGGTGTATTTTACCCCTCGGGGTGGGGGGAGTCATCTAAGCGAAATCATATATCCTGTTTCTCTTATAATCTCGGTTTTAAATCGTTGATTTTTAAGAAGTTAGAAGTTGGAGGCTGGAAGTTTGCGTCGCTTCGCTCCTGGTGTATGAATCAAACCAATCTCCCTCTGCGTTTCTGCGTTCACTGACTACTGCCGACTGCTGACTAAAAAAGTGACGCGTGACGCGTGACGAGTGGCCCAATTGACCAATCCTGT harbors:
- a CDS encoding PQQ-binding-like beta-propeller repeat protein, whose product is MKRILLLLLLLSTCIFAGDTLRFAWISDLHTSSASAQRDLARAVRDINSRDDLDFVIVSGDLTDYDLPGHIARAKKILDSLSLRYLAIPGNHEYKWTYSGGEEYLHVFGYDRFNETFGDFRFIGFHQGPLLRMGDGFVAPKDVRWLREQMKNAGENEKIIVITHYPIDSSVRNYRDILAILRTKNVQAIMHGHHHRNAVANYGGIPGILGRSTLARNDEGGYNIVTLTDDSLIVQEKITGGELKAPWHAMALRDERETDYEPIEPADYSVNEKYPEVEALWTKELHSLIAGGPAVTYSQVIVGLNNGDVVALKRRNGKELWRFHTGGPVLGTPVIEGSVVIVASADSCVYGIHLRKGKELWKVKGDMPFVSSAAVRDGNAYIGGSDGKIRCISISDGTVNWIYDGVKQYIEATPAVTREHVIVGAWDRYLYALDRFTGKLDWKWAGPMAGVLYSPAVCQPVVSNGVVFIVAPDRVMTALDEKTGEVIWRTAEHMVRESIGISEDKTRVYARTMQDSVACMDATAKEPVTLWKTFGGFGYDIGMAPPVEKDGVLFYPTQRGEIHAMDPLTGKILWKHRLSTALVNPVFPRSDDDLVVTTMDGKVARVIVK
- a CDS encoding class I SAM-dependent methyltransferase encodes the protein MTHTPTQPLTRIECPLCGNPESFDVMRVQDWLVTQNWFTLMECPRCTGRFIQPFPREDELPAYYQSEAYISHTDTKKGLINRLYRLARKETLRSKRRRIEKASGLKKGKLLDFGAATGHFLHTMQQAGWDVTGVEPDERARKRAKEHFGLTILPREDLLRLPEKSFDVITLWHVLEHIHDLHGTLDCLKCLLKPSGILVVAVPNYLSYDAGFYGKYWAAWDPPRHLYHFTPEAMEQVMSSHGLRIISRRRMHLDSFYISLLSEKIHKRNSPIRGLIVGKISWLKSLFQPETCSSITYFVTSDE